Below is a window of Shinella sp. PSBB067 DNA.
CTGACGCGCCGCACCTGGGTCGGGGAAATGGCGGTCAGCCGAAGCGTGTTCACCTATCCCGGCGATACCTACAGCCTCATCAGCCGCCGCACCATGGAATGAAAGATCGCCGGGGCGCGACCCTCGGCGGCCGGACTTGTACATACAAATCTATGCAGGCGCCCCCCGCGGCTGCAGTCCTCCAATCGAACGAGCAAGGCAGACCTATGGCCAAGCCCCGAAAGAAATCCCTTCTCAGCATGCAGGCTGAGATCTCGCCATCGACCTATCTCATCATCTCCGTGTGCTCCTTCGCGATCTTCTTCGCGGTCTGGGCTTTGATCGTGCAATCCGGCCTCGTCCGCCCGATCTTCCTGCCGTCCCCCGTGGCGATCGTCGCGCGCCTGTGGGCGCTCGGCGCCGACGGCACGCTGTTCTCCGACATTGCGGCAAGCGTCTATCGCATCGGTATCGGCTTCGCCGTCGCATCGGTTTCGGCGCTCGCCGTCGGCGTGCTGATCGGCAACTACAAGTTCTGGGATGCGGCCATCGAGCCCTTCCTCGACTTCATACGCTACATGCCGGTCGTCGCCTTCGTTCCCCTGACGATCCTGTGGACCGGCACGACGGACACCCAGAAGTTCCTGGTGATCTGGATCGGGACGTTCTTCCAGCAGGCCTTGATGTTCATGGACAACATCAAGCGCGTCCCGCCCGATTTCATCGGCTTCGGCCGGACGGTCGGACTGAGTGACACGAAAATCGTCACGAAGATCATCCTGCCCTCGGCCGCGCCGCAGATCTGGGACACGCTGCGCATCTCGCTCGGCTGGGCATGGACCTGGGTTGTGCTCGCCGAGCTCGTCGCGGCCAGCAGCGGCCTCGGCTACCGCATCACCGTCGCGCAGCGTTATTTCCAGACCGACACGGCCATCGGATACATCGTGGTGCTCGGCGTTCTCGGCCTGATCAGCGACCAGATCATGAAATTCCTGGGCAAGCGCATGTTCCGCTACGAGGCAAAACACTGATGGAAAAGCTTCTGATCCGCGACCTGACGAAGACCTTTCCGGCCGGGCGCTCCACCAAGGACCGTGTTACCGTTCTCGACAACATCTCGCTGACGATCCGCGAGAACGAATTCGTTTCGCTGGTCGGCGCATCCGGCTGCGGCAAGAGCACGCTGCTTTCGATCATCGCCGGACTGCAATCCCATGACGATGGCGACCTCAAGGTCGACGGAAACGACATCCTCGGACCTGGCGCGGACCGCGGCGTGGTTTTCCAGAGCTATACGCTTCTGCCCTGGCTGACGGCCAGGAAGAACGTGGAATTCGCGCTGGAAGCGACGGGGCATCCGAAGGCCGAGATCGGCGATCTTGCGATGACACAGCTCAGGCTGGTGGGCCTGGAAGCCTTTGCGGACCGCTATCCCGCGCAGCTTTCCGGCGGCATGAAGCAGCGGGTCGCCATCGCGCGCGCGCTCTCCTACAAGCCGAAGCTGTTGCTGATGGACGAGCCGTTCGGCGCCCTGGACGCGCTGACCCGCGTGCAGATGCAGGAACTGCTCACGAGCGTCTGGGAGCGGGAAAAGCTGACCGTGATCTTCGTCACGCACGATGTCGAGGAAGCCGTCTTCCTTTCCGACCGGATCTTCGTGATGGCCTCCAATCCCGGCCGCATCAAGACGACCTACGATGTCCCCCTGCCGCGACCGCGCACGCCCGATACCCACCGGCTGCCGGAATTCGCGCAGCTTCAGGCCGAAGTGCTCGGCAGCATCCGTTCGGAGATGCGGGATCGATGAGAGATTTCCATTTTCCCGGGCGGTCCGTCGTCCGCGGCCAGGAATGCATGATCGCCACAGCGCATCCCGCCGCGTCCGCCGCCGCCTTCGGCATCCTGCAATCGGGCGGAAACGCCTTCGACGCCGCGATCTGCGCCGCCGCGCTGCTGGCGGTGGTGGAGCCGCAGGCAAGCGGCGTCGGCGGCGACAGCTTCGTTCTTGGTCATGCGTGCGCCTCCGCAAGGACATTCGGCCTCAACGGATCGGGCAAGAGCGCCGCCGCGATGACCGCCGACGCCCTGCGCGCGTTGGGCTATACCGGGATGCCGCTGCGCGGCGCGCTTGCCGTCACCTGCCCGGGGGCGGTGGACACCTGGGCGCGCCTCCATGCCGACCACGGCA
It encodes the following:
- a CDS encoding ABC transporter permease, which produces MAKPRKKSLLSMQAEISPSTYLIISVCSFAIFFAVWALIVQSGLVRPIFLPSPVAIVARLWALGADGTLFSDIAASVYRIGIGFAVASVSALAVGVLIGNYKFWDAAIEPFLDFIRYMPVVAFVPLTILWTGTTDTQKFLVIWIGTFFQQALMFMDNIKRVPPDFIGFGRTVGLSDTKIVTKIILPSAAPQIWDTLRISLGWAWTWVVLAELVAASSGLGYRITVAQRYFQTDTAIGYIVVLGVLGLISDQIMKFLGKRMFRYEAKH
- a CDS encoding ABC transporter ATP-binding protein: MEKLLIRDLTKTFPAGRSTKDRVTVLDNISLTIRENEFVSLVGASGCGKSTLLSIIAGLQSHDDGDLKVDGNDILGPGADRGVVFQSYTLLPWLTARKNVEFALEATGHPKAEIGDLAMTQLRLVGLEAFADRYPAQLSGGMKQRVAIARALSYKPKLLLMDEPFGALDALTRVQMQELLTSVWEREKLTVIFVTHDVEEAVFLSDRIFVMASNPGRIKTTYDVPLPRPRTPDTHRLPEFAQLQAEVLGSIRSEMRDR